The genome window GTCGCTGTCGCGCTTCACCAGCGTCAGCGAAACCATGTCGCCATTGCGGGCGAACACCGTGTAGGCGCGCGCCACTTGCAGCAGTGACACCGACAGGCCATAGCCGTAAGCCATGGTCGCCTTTTCGATCAGGCGCCAGCGATCCCATGGACGCAACCGCCCCGGAGCCGCACCGGGAAATCCCACCTGCGGCGCTTGACCCAACCCCAATTCCGTAAAGCGATCCCACATTTCGCGGGAATCCAGCTTCTCCGAAATCATGGTCATGCCGATATTGCTTGATTTGCGCAGCACGCCAGCCACGTCCAGCGTGCCGTTGCGGCTCACATCGCTGATCGTGCTGCCTTGATAGTTGAAGCGGCCATTGCCCGTTTCGAACAGAGTCGTTGTGGTGATGCGGCCCAGATCCAGCGCCAGCGCGGCGGTAAAGGGCTTCATGATCGAGCCGGGCTCGAACGTATCGGTGATCGCCTGATTGCGCAGCTTTGATCCGTGAAAGCTCTCGCGCTTGTTCGGGTCAAAGGTGGGCACATTTGCCAGCGCCAGGATTTCGCCAGTCTGCACGTCCACGACTACGGCGGTTGCGCCCTTGGCCTGATGCTTGTCCATGGCGTCCTTCAATTCCTTGAACACCAGGTACTGCAAACGAGTGTCGATGGACAGGCGCAGATCGCGGCCATCGACTGGCAGGGTCACGGCCTGCACGTCTTCAATCACGCGGCCCAGCCGGTCCTTGATGACACGGCGGCTGCCCGGACGGCCTTGCAACTGTTGATTGAAGGTCAGCTCAACGCCTTCCTGGCCCTGATCTTCTACGCTGTTAAAGCCCACCACGTGAGCCATCACATCGCCGTCAGGGTAATAGCGCCGCGTCTCAGGCTGCTGATGCACGCCGGGCAGGCCCAACAGCTTGATCTTGTCGGCCACATCCATCGAGACCTGGCGCTTCAGGTACACAAAATTCTTGTCTTCATCGACCAGGCGATGACGCAGGTCGGCAATCGGCGTTTCCAGCAGTTTGGCCAACGCATCCAACTGCGCAGGCGTCGATTGCTTGGCATCTTCGGGAATCGCCCAGATCGCGCGCGCCGGCACACTCGATGCCAGCACAGCGCCGTTACGGTCCGTGATCTTGCCTCGTGTGGCAGCTAGCGTCAGCGTGCGTTCGTAGCGTCGCTCGCCCTGCTGCTGCAGGAACTCCGTCGACAACCCTTGCAGGAACAGCGCGCGGCCGGCCAGCACGGTGAATCCGCCAAACAGCAGAATCAACACAAGGCGCGCGCGCCAGTTGGGCAACTGTCCGCGCAACACGGGATTGTCGAAGAAGGGAACGCGTTTCATTGCGCGCCTCCGGTAGCGGAGACAGGCGCCTGATTCAGATACAGCGTGCG of Achromobacter seleniivolatilans contains these proteins:
- a CDS encoding peptidoglycan D,D-transpeptidase FtsI family protein, which encodes MKRVPFFDNPVLRGQLPNWRARLVLILLFGGFTVLAGRALFLQGLSTEFLQQQGERRYERTLTLAATRGKITDRNGAVLASSVPARAIWAIPEDAKQSTPAQLDALAKLLETPIADLRHRLVDEDKNFVYLKRQVSMDVADKIKLLGLPGVHQQPETRRYYPDGDVMAHVVGFNSVEDQGQEGVELTFNQQLQGRPGSRRVIKDRLGRVIEDVQAVTLPVDGRDLRLSIDTRLQYLVFKELKDAMDKHQAKGATAVVVDVQTGEILALANVPTFDPNKRESFHGSKLRNQAITDTFEPGSIMKPFTAALALDLGRITTTTLFETGNGRFNYQGSTISDVSRNGTLDVAGVLRKSSNIGMTMISEKLDSREMWDRFTELGLGQAPQVGFPGAAPGRLRPWDRWRLIEKATMAYGYGLSVSLLQVARAYTVFARNGDMVSLTLVKRDSDPTSVKIYTPKTTAMVRAMLEAAAGPEGTKAAQVQGYRVAGKSGTARKIVDGKYSMQRYRSSYVGFAPVSDPKIVVAVSIDEPTVGGYYGGAIAAPVFSHIVGGSLRLMGVRPDAPFESTIVAGLKEPGR